Below is a window of Microcoleus sp. AS-A8 DNA.
GCCAATGTGAGTTGTTCCCCGCAGATGAGTTTGGGGTTCAATGGTCACATCGGGCTGCAATTCCACGGTGTCATCAATCGTAATGCTGGCTGGATTGACTAAAGTCACACCACGTTCCATCCACGCATCTTTGACCCGCGATTGCAGAATCTCATAAGCATGGGCAAGCTGTTTGCGGTCATTGATGCCGCTAATCTCCTGGTAATCCTCCACATCCACCGCCATCACCGGCTCCAAGAAATTGACCACATCGGTCAGGTAATACTCCTGCTGGTCATTATTCGCCTCTAATTTCGGCAGCGCTTTTGCCAGTTGGGGCCAGTTGAAGCAATAAATCCCCGCGTTGATGCGGCAATTTTGCTTTTGATCGGGTGTGCAGTCCCGATCCTCGACAATCTGATTCAGCAAATTTTGATCGTCACAAAAAACCCGCCCATAACCTTGGGGATTGGGCAAGTGGGCGGTGAGGAGGGTTGCAGCATTCTGATGCGCTTGATGGGTTTCTAATAGCTGTTTGATTGTGCTCGATCGCAACAGAGGAACATCTCCGTTCAAAATGAGTAAGTCGTCTGTAAAGCCGTCGAGGTGGGGTAGGAGTTGTTGCACCGCATGACCGGTTCCCAGTTGCTCCGTCTGTTCGACGAACTCCACATTTGAATAGGCTGCCAGAGACTGTTTGACCCGTTCACTCTGATAGCCGACAATCACGAGGAGTCGCGAGGGAGCCAATGAGAGACAACTTTTGAGCACTCGTTCAACCAGTGACAGAGAACCCAATGTATGACAGACCTTAGGCAGGTCAGATTTCATCCGCGTCCCGCGTCCTGCTGCTAGAATTGCTACTGCAACCATGATGTACTATCAGCTTTCAGCTATCAGTTTTCAAAATTTTGCTCACTGATGATAACAGTTAGAGGAAACATAGACAAATCTTGTATCCCTGATATTCAACGGAGCAACTGGCGGCTGGCGCTTCGCTTCATAATGAAAGACCGGATTGCGCTGAGTCTCTTAGATGAGAGGCGTGGATAAATTCCGTAAATTGCTGGGAGAGTTTAGGGTTTCGCCAACCTCGTTGGGTTTCCTGAGCCATAATTTCTAAAGCCTCTGCTACCGTAAAGGCTCGTTTGTAAGGACGCTCACTGGTCAAAGCATCGTAGATATCGATGAATTGAAACACTTGCGCCAGATAGGGAATTTCCTCCCCCTCTAAACCATCCGGATAACCCGTCCCGTCCCAGCGTTCGTGGTGATAACGAATAATCGGCAGTACACCCCGCATCGAGCGTAATGGCTTGCAGATTTTTTCGCCAATCAAGACGTGATTATTCATAATCTCCCGTTCTTCGGGAGTAAATGACCCTTTTTTGAGCAGCACGGCGTCGGGTATTCCCACTTTGCCGATATCGTGGAGATAGCCACCCCACATCAGATTCCGAATGTCCGTTCGGGGTAGCTGGATGTATTCCCCAAAGGCTTTGCCCATGGCGACCAGTCGCTCACAGTGGTCGCCCGTATTGGGGTCGCGGCTTTCCACCGCTCTGGCCATCGAGAACAAAACCTGTTCGGCGTGGTCTAAATCTTCATTGAGGCGCTTTTGACGGACGAGGGACTTGACTCGTGCGGCAAGCTCTAGGCGATCAAACGGTTTACTTAAGAAATCATCGCCTCCAGCTTCTATGCCCATAATCCGCGATCGCTTATCATTGAGCGCGGTGATAAAGACAACTGGAATCAGGCGAGTTTGTTCGTCTTCCTTGAGACGCCGACATACCTCATACCCGTCCATCCCTGGCATCATGACATCCAGGAGAATTAAATCTGGGCTGCACTCAACTACACGCTTGAGTGCAATCGGTCCACTTTCTGCCTCCACTACTTCGTAGCCTTCAACCGATAAAAGAGCTACAGCCGTCATCCGACTAGAGGGATGATCGTCAACAACGAGGATCTTGGGTTGATCGGAATCCATGGAAATCAGATCGGAACCCATTGTTCCTGATCTGGCTAACGCCGAAGCACCTAATGTATCCAACATGATCTAGGACGGGCACAGGCTTTATATTATGCCCAAAAATAGTTATTTCTGCAATTAGAGTTTTTATGACTGCCGGATGCAGTGCTGCTCACAAGTGATCTGTATTCTAAGCTGTAATACCTCTTTATTTACAGATTTATTGAAATTTTTAAATACTTGGACACAGGGAATCCCAAACGAATCACCATTGCAAAGATTGTGTAAAGTTCGATAGAAGATTTAAATCCTAAGTTAAACATAGATGAACCCCTCAAAAGTGATTTCTTAAACAAGATTTTCGGATACGCTTTAAAAATCGTTCTTTGTTTCCCCTCATGGATGTTGAGGTAGATTTTTCAGCGTACAGAGAGAATTCAGCTCTAGAGAGAGGATTCGCTCGACGAGACGAACTCAGAATTGGCTGGTTAACAGGTTCAATCTCTTCAGGTTCTATCCCTCGACCAACGCTTCTGCCAACGAGATGTTGGTTCTAAAGAAGACGCTTGTTGTTCGATTTGGCGACGCTGCAAAATGACAGAGGCTGGATCGCATAGCTGAGGGTCGCGGTAAGGTACAGCGGCACGAGTCTGCAAATGCTCTTGCGATCGCAACGGCAAAGGTGGCAAATCAGCATCACTCCAACTGGCTACAGTTCCCGGTTGCCGACCTTTCAAAGGTAAGGTGAAACCAATTTTAAACCCAGCCGCAATCAGCGCACTCCGCACAGAAGCGGCGCAGGAGTATGTGGCTAGTCTGCCTGTGGGTGTACAGCAGCCAGCTAAATGTTGGAAGAATTCAACCGTCCATAACTGAGGACAACGGCGAGAAGAAAAGGGATCAAGAAAAATCGCATCCGCTTGAAAATGGGATTGCTGCAACTGTGGAAGGGTTACTCTAGCATCGCCGAGGAGCAGTTGAGCATGGAGTCGATTTGTTTGAACCTCCAGAGAGGTTGCTAGATTTTCCAATTCTTGAGGGATAGGCGGATTCCAAATATTGAGTAAATCATGAGCGATCGCGGTTTTTGGCACCATTAAGTTTAATTCCAGAGCCACCAGTTCCACGTAGCAATTGGGATTATTTGCCCAAATGACTTCTAAAGCAGCAGCGCTGTTGTAACCTAGACCATAACAGACATCCAGCAATCGCACGACAGGTTGTTGGGCTTTGTGTGCAATCTGGCAAGGCTCCACAAATTTGATCAGCGCTTCTTCCTTTGCGCCTTGAGTACTGTGAAAGTATTCACTAAATTCAGAAGAAAAGAAGGTGAATGAGCCATCAGCGGTTAGCTGTGGAGTGAAGGGGCTGGTTTCTTGCATTTAGTGAAACAAAAATGTATGGAATCACGCTGTGTCTGTTTCCCAGTTTACTGGATGTGAGATTTAGCCGTTCAGATGCTTGACTCCATAGAGCAGTTGGGTATCTCTAAGACAGCTTCAAGAAATGTTAAGGTCATGCCTCGCACTTTAGTCGGGGGATTTCACGGTAATGGGTAAGAATTCCCGATTAACTATTCCCTATTACCCAAGTCAACGGGCGGCGTTTCCTCCCACCACTGGAAACAGGAGGCTTCCACACCGACTTTCTGTGATGAATAACCCGTCTAGGGAAACAATCCATTAGGCTATTTCTCTTCCTATTTGAGGATTCTGGGCGCTCTTATTTTTAGATATGTTGCATCTATAAGCCTTCAAAAGATTCATAGGAAGATTATGGGTGAGATTAATAACAAAACAGCAAACGAAGCCAAGACAACCGATAGAACAATTAAGGTTTCGGATACACCCGTTGAAGAGAATGATGAGCCAATGATTTCTGATTTACCTCAGGAAATCACTGAATCTTATGGAACAGGTGTTTCCTTAGAACCGGGTTTGGAAATCGGCGGACGAACGATGCACAACCGGATGGACGAATATACAGCAACCGGCCCCGAACTAACGGGGGGTGATGTGGATGCTCGTTGGGATCAGGCTCATTTGGTTGGTGACGAGGCCGTGGGGGGAACAGTTGCGACTCCCGATCAGAGTATTGTCGAAGAACTGGGAGCGGCTGTCGGCCTCGAGTATGACGACCAAGTATTTCTCCGGACTAACGATATTTTGGAAGAGCGTGATGATAGCCGATGGGAATTAGACCCCAAGTCTTCCGAAGATTATCAGGAGCGTCGGGAATAACATCCTCACGGCAAGAGAGAGTCAAATGATGCACACTCAAAAACCTATGATGCCGGAAGCATTGTCCATGACATTTCACTTTGTTAATGGACAAAGCCGGACTTTCGATATTTCCTCTCCGGTTGAGCCTGACAGCACTCGTACTGACAACCGTCAGGTGATACGGCGTTTTCTCAAAGAAAACTGGTGGGTCATTCAGACAGCAGAGCAGACGGTTTTCATCAATGCCGCCAATGTCCTAACCGTTGAAGTGAATCCTCCCATGCCAACCTTGGAGGGGGAAGGAATCCTTCATACAGAGCTTACTACTCAGAATCGCTCCAGAGATTGATAGCGATCCGTTTCGCTGGTGCCTCTGGGGCGATCGCTTTTTGATAACGATGACCCGAATTGGTGCTACGGCAGATCCTCAATCGGCTCGACACTTGTTATGAGGTTACTGACGAGAGTCTGTGGCGTCCAGGTCGGGCCATCGCAACGCGGCCCAGAAGGCGTCCAGATCAGTTGATCTACGCACATCCGCCGTGCTTCCATGTTGATATCCCAGGCATGGTAAACAATGTACTCTGTCTGACCGTCTGGGCCGAGAACGATTGAGTTATGGCCAGGGCCGAGAACACGACCGGGAAGCGAGCGCAGCACCCGTGGGCCAGCTTCGTTACCCGCATCGGAATAAGGGCCAAGTACATTGTCGGCAACTCCATAATCCACGCCGTAGTTTTCAGTCTCCCAGCGCCCACCACTGTAAAAGCAGTAGTAACGACCTGCATGTTTGCGAACACACGGGCCTTCCAATGTGTGCCAATCATAAATTCCACTATACATCGGGCGGTTGGCTAGAAACCGTTGCCAATCATGACGGGCACGCAGAACCACTCTCCCTTCCCCCGCTAGCTTCGTCATGCCTTCCAGGCGCTCTACCATCAGTGCCGTGCCAGCACGCACCCCCCCCTCTGTATCCAGAAAATCTCGCGCCCAGAAGAGATACCACTGCCCGTCATCATCCTGAAAGGCATGTGGATCAATGGCAAAGGGACAGGACTTTCGGTCAACGAGTGGCTCTCCTCCAACGTCCTGATAAGGGCCTAGTGGCTCATGGCTGGTAGCGACGCGCAACTGATGATTCTTGTCCTCATGCCCCACCGAGTAGTAGAGGTAGAATGTGCCTTCGCAGTAAGCGATTTCGGGTGCCCAGTAGTTATTGCCCAGAGCAGGGTCGGGTCGCGGCAGTGCGTTATCAGCACTTTGCCAGTTTACAAAGTCCTGAGAGTAGAGGAGGGGAAAGACACGCACTTCCTCGGTGGATTGGGTGTGTGTTGCCTCCGCAATTTCGTCCATCTGTCCTTTTGCTTCCGCTGCACCCGTGCCGATCGCATAATATACACCCTGGTGTTCCCAAACGAAGGGATCGGCGAAATAGCCCTTATAGACCGGATTCGTATAGGTTCTCGTTTTAATCGCCGCTTCCGGCGTCGGCTCATTTTGAGACATCGTAGCTCCTTGCGAGTACCGTGCAAAAATCGCCAACAGGCTTAGGCGGTACTGCCCTAAATATGAGGATGGATAATAAACATTGCCAAATCTTGTCGCACTCATCCTCTATCTTTGGTTCACTGTATGTCTGTGTTGTGAAATATAGCGGTGAACAGTTGCAGACATCACAATTAAGGGCACGATGTTATCGTGCCCCCACAAAAGACCTGTATTGCACCCAATTGAAAATCGCTATCGGTGCTAGTACTTGAAATTTATATAGGTTTCGGCTTTATACTCTGGCAACTGATCCACCACCTGACACCGCAGTAATTGCTGCGTCTGCTCCGGTAGGCTCTCATAATAATCTCGCGGGACTGTTAAATCCACTTTCGCCGTGTGCAGCCAGTGCATAACGTAGCCCATGACAACCATGGGTCTGGGTTGGCTTGTCCTGTTCGGCGAACCTCGATGCAGTGCCAGTGGTGATCGAATCATCACATCTCCCGGCTTCATATGGAAAGACTCGATGGGAATCTCACCACTGGCGACCTTTGCCAGCCCCTCTTCACGCGGCAAGACATGCGTTCCACGAGCCATCTGGAACGGGCCATTCTCTTCCGTTACTTCGACCAGCGGGAAGTTGACCGCTAGGGCGTAGAGTGGCGTTACAATCTGATCCGAGAAGAGTGGACGAAAATCGCGGTGGGTTTCTTGATAATCCGAACCCTGCACCGGAATATCAGTGGCTAACTGAACCAGCTTGTACTCTTGATAAAACACGCGATCAAGAACGCCCAGAATCACCGGATTGGCAAAAACATTCACATCCGCGAACGGGGGAACCCAAGGAAACGTCAAATAGTAGCGGGCTTGATCGCGGGGAGCCAGACCACCCGGTCGGTTCTGGCGGTCTCGAAATAACCGATCAAAAGCTTGTGCCCACTCCTCAATCAGTCTCGGATCAAAAAGTCCGCGAATCACACAAATACCATCTCGATTCAGTTCCTGTGCGAATCGATCCAGGTCAGTAGCTGTAAATTTAACTGTCTCTATGCTTTGAATCATTTTGCCGTACTTTCCAACCAATCCCGTTAGAAAAGTAATCTACTATACTATTCTAATTTATTCCTTTGGATAGAAGCGGAATGTTCTAGCACCCATAACATCTTGTAACTATTAATTTAGATTAGTCACTGATGATTGGTACTTTAATCGGTAATGGTTGACGTAATGCCTAGTCTTGTAGCTTCTTTCGCTACTGAATCACTCTGATGGTTGAAGCCATCCTGTACGAATTTTGGCTTACTGGAAGTGAGTCCAGTGAAAGGTTATAAGGGAGCTTTCACGCTTCCGTTAGGCTTTTATGAACATTAAACTCATTTTAGTCTCCACACTAATTGGCACTATCGGCTTAACGGTTCCGGTAACGGCTCAAATCCGCAACCCTTCTCAAGACTTTTTTGATCGGGGACGGGAGCAATTGGAACGAGAGATTCAAGTGCTTCAAGGAGCAGGAGAACCCTTCAGTCTAGAAGGAAACCTGGAGCAACCAGCCTCGGAGCCGATCCTTGAAGTTAGTCCTTCTCCCACCGAGACACCTGCTGCCGTAGAAGCTCCGAATCAGCTGCCGAATGCGGTGGACAACCCGGAACAGGAGAATCAGCAGTGATTAGACTCCTGGTGAGAGAGGCATCTTGCCGGTCCTAAAAATGTTGCCCGCGCTCAGCTATAGCCAATTCCCCACGAGAACATAAGGTGCCCAAATTTCTGGCTTTTGCTGGTAGCGGCTGTTCTTCAACAGGGCGACTTGAGCACGGCGCAGAGCTTCGGCTTTGCTAATTGTGGGATTGGTTAATTCCTGATAAAAGCGAGTCATCAGTTCTGCGGTTCCCTCATCACTCACGAGCCACAGCGTTGCGAGTGTACTGCGTGCTCCGGCTCTAACAGCGACTCCCGCTAATCCGAGTGCGGCGCGTCTATCTCCGGCTGCTGTTTGGCAGGCGCTGAGAACTAAGAGTTCAATGGGATTTCTGCCAATTTCTTCTCTGGATCGCAGCAGGGTGTTGAGCTGATTGACGTTCAGGCGGTCATCCCAAGTCAGAATAAAGGTGTCTTTTTCATTCGAGCTGAACTGTCCGTGGGTGGCGAGGTGTACCACTGGGAAGGGAATCGAGTTGATTTCCTTTTGAATGGTGGCGGTGGTGAAGTCCTGATTGAGCAGTAGCTGACCGGCAACATTCGACTGAATGGTTTCCAATTCTTGCTTCACAAAGGGAAGGGCAGAAAACAGGAGCGGTGTCGTTGAACTGCTCAGGGTGATTTCTCGCGGTTCACTGAGTCCAGCCTTAAGAGCACTAATCTTACCCCGTGCTAGAGGTTTGGAATCCAAGAGATTGAGTCCGGGGGTGTAGGCGATCGCATATTTCTCAATGAGAAACTCCTTACCGTCGTGCAGCACCGCCATGGGCAGATTCAGTAAGGGGCCATCTAACACAAAGACGAGGGTTTTGAGTTCACTCTTAGCCAAGTCTGCCTCTACGGGTCGGATTAACCACTGATACACTTGTTGAGCCAGTGGTAAGTAATCCTGCGAAGTGGGAGAACTCTGGCAGGACAGGGGTACAGCGCCTAAGGTGCCTCGACATTCTTCTCTCGCCACGGCTCCTAACCCACCTCGATTCGGTTCTGTACCCGGACTCGGTGTTTCTGCTGGCGAATTTGCCTCCGGTTGTGTTCCTTCCACCTCTCCCCTGGAGATGGGGTTCAAACTAGAGGACGCGATCGCTTGGCGTAGCTCATTAAAGGTGTTTTCCACCTGTTCCCTAGGCAAGGGCGTGGCATAATGACGCAAAGGAGCATTGGGCAGTGATAAAACGACCTCCAACCGATCTTTTAAAACAATGGGATAGATTACAGCCGCTTTCTGGTCAATTTGGTCAATTTTAATCGGATTAGCCGTTAAACAGTCTTCTCGGAAGAAGTTCGCAAGTTCTGCCAGTTGCAGGGACTCAATCACGTCACGCGCTTGCGCGAGGTTGTCTGGATTGGCGTCGGATTGCAACAATAACTCAACGAACTCGCGATAGACGGGTTCGACACTCTCACGAAATGAGAACTGGACATTCGGATTAATACTTACCAAGTCACTGCGAAGATCTTTGAGAGTTTTGACCGCAGAATCATAAGCCGCGATCGCTTGTTTCCGATTTCCCTGAGCTTTGAGCAATCGTCCCAATTGCCATTGCCAGCGATAGGCGATATCGGGTGCGCTAATCGTTTGAGCCAGCACCAACGCTTCCTCTGTGAGGTTTTTGGCTTCATTCAATTGCCCCGTCTTTTCGTATAAATCACCCAGATTACCCAAGGCGTAAGCGGTAGCGCGTTGGTCACCTAAGCTTTTAGCCTGCTCGATTGCTTTTGCCAATAACTTAGCGCCTGTGTCCACTTCAGAGGTTGATAGCTTGATCACACTCTGAGCCAAGTTAATCCGAGCGTAAACAGCGGTGCGACTGGGGGGTAAGTTATCGAGTTGGGACTGAATTTGAGCCGAGAGCGATCGCGCTTCTGGCAATCTTTGTTCTTCGATCAATAAGCTCAACTGATTTAATTGGGCTTGTATCCGCAGCGTGGGTGAGGTAGCTTCCTCCGCCGCCTGTTGATAGAGTGTCAACGGATTTTCACTCGTTTGTCGGGATTGCCCATTGTCACTTGTCGTGCGTTGGGCACGAGCCGTATTGGCTAAACTGAAGCGAGCTGAACTAATATTGGCGGGAGATTGCAAGCGTTCAGCCACTTGCAAACTCAGCTTCAACACATTTTCGGACTGCTGAAGATCGCCCACCAGTTGCAACACATCACCGAGCGTCCGCAAAGCAACCGCCTTGGGAAGAGAGTCGGGTTGCGCTTTGAGCGTTTGCAGTTGCTCATTAGATATCTGACAATCTTGAGCCTCAATCCCTAAGGTGTTCAGTAAGGTTTTACAAGCTCTGGTATAAAACCCCATACTTTGCAACGCTTGGGCTTGGTTAATCTGGCTTTGCAGTCTCCCGTCTGGATTGCCCATTTGAGCATAGGTAGCGGCTGCCTGTTGCCAAGTTTTGAACGCTTGTTCAACTTGTCCCACAGAAAATTGAAAACGACCTTGAATATCCAACGTTTGGGCGAGAACCTGCAATCGTTCGGTGGCTCGACTTTGAGGTGTCTTACTAACAGTTTCCCCCGATTGCAGTAGGTTGAGACTTTCTGTCAGAGCTTGCTGTGCCTCAGACCAAGAGCCAAGTTGCTGATAAGCTAAGGCTAGATTACTCAAAGTCATTGATTCTTTGAGCTTGTCTCCCTGAGTTTTGAAAGCCTCTCTTGCCTGTTGCAAAACAGTGACGGCTTGGGAAAATTTGCCAGCTTCATAGAGGGCTTTACCCTGTTCTACCAATGTTGTGGGATTGGGTGAATTCTGAACAATCGTTACTCCCGCAGGCGTCTGGGCGAAGACCGATTGTGTTTCGGCTCCCCAAAACCCAGCAAACCCTTGAGTCAGGAAAAATGCACCGACAAAAAGCAAGCAGAAGAGTTGGATGTTGAACCTTGGGACAATTTCCTTCAACCTGCCAACCTGCAATCGACAACGCCTTAAAAGACGAAAGGAGTCGCGACGATGGAAAAATAAAAACCGTTTTCTTGCCATGTTCTCTTATTTGAAGAAACTGACACGAGTGGAATGCCGTAATCAAAACGAGCTGTAAGGCGATCGCTAATTTGTAACTGTAAACCTAAACCCAAAGAAGCGAGAAAGCTAGGGTCTGGATCTTCTCTCCCTTCTCGGTTCCAAGCTTTGCCAACATCAACAAACGGAGCCAGTTGGACTAACACCTCCCACTTCGGTATCCGCAGAACGGGTACCCGCACCTCAGCCGAAGCCAACACACCATTATCCGTCAACAGGACATCCTGGCGGTAACCTCGGATAGTCTGTTGACCCCCTAAACCAATTTGCTCTAAGGGGACTAGCGCTCTATCCGCGATTTGCATGTCGCCCCGGATTAGTAATAAGGTTTCTGGTGCTAGCAGGCGTACCCACTGAGCCTGCCCTCGCCAGGAAAAAAAGCGACTATCGGGGGGAGTTTCGTTAATCGTGGAGCTAAAGTTGTTGAGTCCCACACTAAACTGAGAGCGGGCGGCAATCACTTCACGACTGTTGCGCTTCGTCCATTCCTGGAAAAACCGCAGGGCTGAAATGCGGGTACGTCCCTCGTCATCGGCTCCTAAGGACAGGGGGAAGGGAATCTCTAAAACGGAGGTTTCACTTTCCTGGCGCGAAGCCGTTACACCAACTGCAAATTCCTCTGAGGGGGTTTGCATCAGAGGTTGGCGTAATGATAATTCGTAATAGCGCGAACTGGCATTAATGTCAAGTCGATCAAAGGGAGATTCAATCACATTGCTGGAAGTGGTGCCGTAACTGAATCTGAGGGTGCCGTTGCGGGCATTAATCGGCAAGGTATAACTGAGATCCAGGCCATTACTGCCATCGGTATTGCTATAGCCCAAACTCAGATTATCCCCAGCTCCGGATAAGTTGGCTTGGTTGATTTGCACCCGACGGTTGAAGCTGCCCACACTGGGGGCTCGGTTATTATCCAATAAGATTTGGGCATTGAAAGTTTTTGCCTCCGTCACATTCACTTCCAGTACGCTCGATCCAGCTTGCGTCCCCGCCGCGAGTTCGGCAGAAAGGTTTTGAATCAGGGGATTGAGTTGCAAAAGTTGCAGTGCTTGCAGCAGGCGTTCCCGATTCAGGGGCTTGAATGTGGCAAGGGCAATTCGCGATCGCACATAGCCTGGATCAAGCCGTCGAGTCCCACTCACATTGATCGATTCTAAACCCCCTTCCACCACCTGAATCCTAACCACGCCCCCCTGAAGAGTTTGCGGCGGAATCAGAGCACCTGAAGTAATGTAACCCCGCTCAATGTACAACTGGGTGACAGCGGAACGCGCCTGGAACAGTTCAGCAAATGAGATGTCTCGCCCGGTGAAGGGTTCGGTGACTTTTGTTAATTCGGCATCACTAATCGCTGTATTGCCTTCAAACTCAAACCGATCCACCCTAATCAAATCAGGGACTTTCCCTGGACTCGGTTCGGGCGATCGAGGGCTGGACGGTGAGGGTTCGAGTAACTGTTCTGGCGGGGGGAGTAGGGTTGGGGGAGTTTGTTGTATGGGAGACTGGGACGGCGGTTGAACTTCATTCCTGGGAACAGATGGACTATCGGGTGACGGAAGCGGTAGTGGCAGGGGTTGGGGAAAGTTGGGAAGTTGTCGGCCTGGAGCGGGGGTTTGTGCAATATCACCTAATGTGGAAGTTAGGATTTTCGCTGGAGGGTTAATCTCACTGAAGAGTTCGGGAGCTTGAGAGATAGAGGAAGGGTATGGACGTTCTGCTGTAAGATTCACTCCATCCAGATTTTCCTGTTCGTTTCCACTGATGGATTGGGGAACTTGCGATCGATTGATGTTCTCCGTTCCCAAGTTCAATATTGAAACGCTCACATCCTTGGGGTTAGACGTCTGGGCACTCACCGCCTCAACCTTCCAACTGCCGAGCAACACCAATAGGCTCAACGGGAACAGAGA
It encodes the following:
- the glmU gene encoding bifunctional UDP-N-acetylglucosamine diphosphorylase/glucosamine-1-phosphate N-acetyltransferase GlmU is translated as MVAVAILAAGRGTRMKSDLPKVCHTLGSLSLVERVLKSCLSLAPSRLLVIVGYQSERVKQSLAAYSNVEFVEQTEQLGTGHAVQQLLPHLDGFTDDLLILNGDVPLLRSSTIKQLLETHQAHQNAATLLTAHLPNPQGYGRVFCDDQNLLNQIVEDRDCTPDQKQNCRINAGIYCFNWPQLAKALPKLEANNDQQEYYLTDVVNFLEPVMAVDVEDYQEISGINDRKQLAHAYEILQSRVKDAWMERGVTLVNPASITIDDTVELQPDVTIEPQTHLRGTTHIGSGSRIGPGSLIENSQLGENVTVLYSVVSDTVVKDGTRIGPYAHLRGHVEVGESCRVGNFVELKNTTLGDRTNVAHLSYLGDAQLGNKVNIGAGTITANYDGVKKHRTQIGDRTKTGSNSVLVAPVTLGQDVTIAAGSTVTDDVPDDCLVLARARQIVKPGWRLKTQTEKS
- a CDS encoding two-component system response regulator is translated as MLDTLGASALARSGTMGSDLISMDSDQPKILVVDDHPSSRMTAVALLSVEGYEVVEAESGPIALKRVVECSPDLILLDVMMPGMDGYEVCRRLKEDEQTRLIPVVFITALNDKRSRIMGIEAGGDDFLSKPFDRLELAARVKSLVRQKRLNEDLDHAEQVLFSMARAVESRDPNTGDHCERLVAMGKAFGEYIQLPRTDIRNLMWGGYLHDIGKVGIPDAVLLKKGSFTPEEREIMNNHVLIGEKICKPLRSMRGVLPIIRYHHERWDGTGYPDGLEGEEIPYLAQVFQFIDIYDALTSERPYKRAFTVAEALEIMAQETQRGWRNPKLSQQFTEFIHASHLRDSAQSGLSL
- a CDS encoding MnmC family methyltransferase encodes the protein MQETSPFTPQLTADGSFTFFSSEFSEYFHSTQGAKEEALIKFVEPCQIAHKAQQPVVRLLDVCYGLGYNSAAALEVIWANNPNCYVELVALELNLMVPKTAIAHDLLNIWNPPIPQELENLATSLEVQTNRLHAQLLLGDARVTLPQLQQSHFQADAIFLDPFSSRRCPQLWTVEFFQHLAGCCTPTGRLATYSCAASVRSALIAAGFKIGFTLPLKGRQPGTVASWSDADLPPLPLRSQEHLQTRAAVPYRDPQLCDPASVILQRRQIEQQASSLEPTSRWQKRWSRDRT
- a CDS encoding DUF6335 family protein produces the protein MGEINNKTANEAKTTDRTIKVSDTPVEENDEPMISDLPQEITESYGTGVSLEPGLEIGGRTMHNRMDEYTATGPELTGGDVDARWDQAHLVGDEAVGGTVATPDQSIVEELGAAVGLEYDDQVFLRTNDILEERDDSRWELDPKSSEDYQERRE
- a CDS encoding glycoside hydrolase family 43 protein; the protein is MSQNEPTPEAAIKTRTYTNPVYKGYFADPFVWEHQGVYYAIGTGAAEAKGQMDEIAEATHTQSTEEVRVFPLLYSQDFVNWQSADNALPRPDPALGNNYWAPEIAYCEGTFYLYYSVGHEDKNHQLRVATSHEPLGPYQDVGGEPLVDRKSCPFAIDPHAFQDDDGQWYLFWARDFLDTEGGVRAGTALMVERLEGMTKLAGEGRVVLRARHDWQRFLANRPMYSGIYDWHTLEGPCVRKHAGRYYCFYSGGRWETENYGVDYGVADNVLGPYSDAGNEAGPRVLRSLPGRVLGPGHNSIVLGPDGQTEYIVYHAWDINMEARRMCVDQLIWTPSGPRCDGPTWTPQTLVSNLITSVEPIEDLP
- a CDS encoding phytanoyl-CoA dioxygenase family protein translates to MIQSIETVKFTATDLDRFAQELNRDGICVIRGLFDPRLIEEWAQAFDRLFRDRQNRPGGLAPRDQARYYLTFPWVPPFADVNVFANPVILGVLDRVFYQEYKLVQLATDIPVQGSDYQETHRDFRPLFSDQIVTPLYALAVNFPLVEVTEENGPFQMARGTHVLPREEGLAKVASGEIPIESFHMKPGDVMIRSPLALHRGSPNRTSQPRPMVVMGYVMHWLHTAKVDLTVPRDYYESLPEQTQQLLRCQVVDQLPEYKAETYINFKY
- a CDS encoding CHAT domain-containing protein, with product MVPRFNIQLFCLLFVGAFFLTQGFAGFWGAETQSVFAQTPAGVTIVQNSPNPTTLVEQGKALYEAGKFSQAVTVLQQAREAFKTQGDKLKESMTLSNLALAYQQLGSWSEAQQALTESLNLLQSGETVSKTPQSRATERLQVLAQTLDIQGRFQFSVGQVEQAFKTWQQAAATYAQMGNPDGRLQSQINQAQALQSMGFYTRACKTLLNTLGIEAQDCQISNEQLQTLKAQPDSLPKAVALRTLGDVLQLVGDLQQSENVLKLSLQVAERLQSPANISSARFSLANTARAQRTTSDNGQSRQTSENPLTLYQQAAEEATSPTLRIQAQLNQLSLLIEEQRLPEARSLSAQIQSQLDNLPPSRTAVYARINLAQSVIKLSTSEVDTGAKLLAKAIEQAKSLGDQRATAYALGNLGDLYEKTGQLNEAKNLTEEALVLAQTISAPDIAYRWQWQLGRLLKAQGNRKQAIAAYDSAVKTLKDLRSDLVSINPNVQFSFRESVEPVYREFVELLLQSDANPDNLAQARDVIESLQLAELANFFREDCLTANPIKIDQIDQKAAVIYPIVLKDRLEVVLSLPNAPLRHYATPLPREQVENTFNELRQAIASSSLNPISRGEVEGTQPEANSPAETPSPGTEPNRGGLGAVAREECRGTLGAVPLSCQSSPTSQDYLPLAQQVYQWLIRPVEADLAKSELKTLVFVLDGPLLNLPMAVLHDGKEFLIEKYAIAYTPGLNLLDSKPLARGKISALKAGLSEPREITLSSSTTPLLFSALPFVKQELETIQSNVAGQLLLNQDFTTATIQKEINSIPFPVVHLATHGQFSSNEKDTFILTWDDRLNVNQLNTLLRSREEIGRNPIELLVLSACQTAAGDRRAALGLAGVAVRAGARSTLATLWLVSDEGTAELMTRFYQELTNPTISKAEALRRAQVALLKNSRYQQKPEIWAPYVLVGNWL